One genomic segment of Brevibacillus laterosporus LMG 15441 includes these proteins:
- a CDS encoding putative phage tail protein, protein MMMIPEKYRTMLPPYWYENQAAVHHFEAGEAEREYQQARKLDLERQMIITTATWGLPYWEDMFQVTPKQGDSYETRRARVMAKYRERLPFTPALAESITRLFIKEQATDHVLIEENPDTGYFYISVPLWSIYDVASWVHDIHKRKRVPHVFMPQLAVSDEIVFHERITINQKRYHSVHEFRAGMTPLKDQDKVVI, encoded by the coding sequence ATGATGATGATTCCAGAAAAATATCGGACGATGCTGCCACCCTATTGGTATGAGAATCAGGCGGCGGTGCATCATTTTGAGGCAGGAGAAGCTGAGAGAGAGTACCAACAGGCTCGCAAGCTAGACTTAGAGCGGCAAATGATAATCACAACAGCTACATGGGGACTGCCGTATTGGGAGGATATGTTTCAGGTTACTCCCAAGCAAGGTGATTCCTATGAGACGCGACGTGCACGTGTCATGGCAAAGTATCGGGAGCGTTTGCCCTTTACGCCAGCGTTGGCAGAGAGTATTACCAGACTTTTTATCAAAGAACAGGCAACTGATCACGTTCTCATAGAGGAAAACCCAGATACAGGCTATTTCTATATCTCGGTTCCCCTATGGTCAATTTATGACGTAGCCTCGTGGGTCCATGATATTCATAAGCGAAAGCGAGTCCCACATGTGTTTATGCCGCAGTTGGCAGTGTCGGACGAGATTGTGTTTCATGAAAGAATTACAATCAATCAGAAACGTTACCACAGTGTACATGAGTTTCGAGCTGGTATGACTCCTCTTAAAGATCAAGATAAGGTGGTGATTTAA
- a CDS encoding baseplate J/gp47 family protein, whose translation MAEIKKPDMPLLRETAEEIYQRMYNRASELAQARGETPPSPEEGEIFYDFHYPLALEISEQQQLDEYRFLQWYLPWADGEFLDAWGVFLGVKRKTDEPDDLYRQRLIAKAGEEEGSGAEYDYRRWVKEVPNVGELFIWGEAPNTVHIALTDQKGQPADEALVEAVTKHLAQPNKHSLNDKLVVQAAKALEVTVSGDLLEWEFSASVDEIKQQIQADIVEYINKQGKKILYSEIYRLFKVAGVIDYRNVLLNNAQENIDLTFSTIPIVKNVKVSTP comes from the coding sequence ATGGCAGAGATAAAAAAACCAGACATGCCGCTGTTACGCGAAACAGCCGAAGAGATTTACCAACGGATGTATAATCGAGCGAGTGAACTTGCTCAGGCCCGTGGTGAGACGCCCCCTTCCCCAGAAGAAGGCGAAATTTTTTACGATTTTCACTACCCACTCGCACTAGAAATATCCGAGCAACAACAATTGGATGAATATCGCTTTTTGCAATGGTATCTACCCTGGGCAGACGGGGAATTTTTGGACGCCTGGGGAGTGTTTTTAGGTGTGAAGAGAAAAACGGATGAGCCAGATGACCTGTATCGCCAACGCTTGATTGCTAAGGCGGGGGAAGAGGAAGGTTCAGGGGCTGAGTACGATTACAGGCGCTGGGTAAAAGAAGTGCCCAATGTAGGAGAGTTGTTTATCTGGGGGGAGGCACCAAACACAGTGCATATTGCATTAACCGACCAAAAAGGGCAACCAGCCGATGAAGCTTTAGTAGAAGCTGTAACAAAGCATCTAGCACAGCCGAATAAGCATAGTTTAAACGACAAGCTAGTGGTTCAGGCAGCGAAAGCATTGGAAGTAACAGTCAGCGGAGATTTGCTGGAGTGGGAGTTCTCTGCATCTGTAGACGAAATAAAACAGCAAATACAAGCTGACATTGTGGAATATATTAATAAGCAGGGCAAGAAGATCCTTTATTCTGAAATCTATCGCTTGTTTAAGGTAGCTGGTGTAATAGATTATCGGAATGTTTTGCTAAATAATGCACAGGAAAATATTGATCTCACCTTTTCAACCATACCGATTGTGAAAAATGTGAAGGTGAGTACGCCATGA
- a CDS encoding DUF2634 domain-containing protein, translating to MFPTLESNRELTDTPSPIPWTYKVDWTTFQFIKGTDGRHVKTSNYAEYLEEIAKKILHTKRFQYAIYSDRIGVDFFEHIGKLPKHVPLALIKRDMEDALEAHSEIERAEVMDIRYQENRIGLRLEIEGVRGKTKVVVDIWQR from the coding sequence ATGTTTCCTACTTTAGAAAGTAATCGAGAGTTAACAGATACTCCTTCCCCGATACCCTGGACTTATAAAGTGGATTGGACTACGTTTCAATTTATCAAAGGAACAGATGGCCGACATGTAAAGACTAGTAATTATGCTGAGTATTTGGAAGAGATTGCGAAAAAAATCCTGCATACCAAACGATTTCAATATGCGATTTACAGTGATCGGATTGGGGTAGATTTTTTTGAGCATATTGGAAAGCTCCCTAAGCATGTACCGTTAGCCCTGATTAAGCGGGATATGGAGGATGCGCTGGAGGCTCATTCAGAGATTGAGCGAGCAGAGGTTATGGATATTCGATATCAGGAGAATCGAATAGGTCTGAGACTAGAGATTGAAGGGGTACGGGGAAAGACTAAGGTGGTGGTAGATATATGGCAGAGATAA
- a CDS encoding XkdQ/YqbQ family protein — protein MRVIYGKDATRLDVTPAVTDVSWSSSRGQIAQVCQIQLRNPPVLAAAGYLMMFPNEAKESEQLFHGPLVEWNRDEKTKELSGTAYELSWYLQKNDCSRPYLKGDAGKELERIIQGAGISFQCPAFGFTVKERHPSQPYTSLFTDIAERAFERTGLRYFIQHQRDKLIVLAEGNNPYVPVFQATMLEASSTGESLEEVYTAVTVERYEGDRVAGRVTREHHDLMKKIGRMQKIIDAGEEKNLASLASKQLVTLAKIPRTRSITVRHTNSLIARLRAGWLVKIQEINGQQSSWIVTSCNTRWKNREFVMDLQLEWRG, from the coding sequence ATGCGTGTGATTTATGGAAAAGATGCTACCCGACTTGATGTAACACCTGCCGTGACGGATGTTTCTTGGTCCTCATCCAGAGGACAGATTGCCCAGGTGTGTCAGATTCAGCTACGTAATCCTCCTGTATTAGCTGCTGCTGGCTATCTCATGATGTTTCCTAATGAAGCCAAGGAAAGCGAACAGCTCTTTCACGGCCCCTTAGTCGAATGGAATCGGGACGAAAAAACGAAGGAGCTGAGCGGAACTGCTTACGAGCTGTCATGGTATTTACAAAAAAATGATTGCTCAAGGCCCTATTTGAAAGGGGATGCAGGGAAGGAGCTGGAGAGGATTATCCAGGGAGCAGGCATTTCGTTTCAATGCCCTGCCTTTGGATTTACGGTAAAGGAACGGCACCCTTCCCAGCCGTACACCTCGTTGTTTACAGATATAGCGGAGAGAGCCTTTGAACGGACAGGACTTCGCTATTTTATCCAGCACCAACGGGATAAACTGATTGTGCTAGCAGAGGGAAATAATCCCTATGTCCCCGTGTTTCAGGCTACTATGCTGGAGGCTAGCTCTACCGGGGAAAGCTTGGAGGAGGTGTACACGGCTGTAACAGTAGAACGCTATGAAGGAGATCGGGTAGCAGGCAGAGTCACGAGGGAACATCATGATTTGATGAAAAAGATCGGACGGATGCAAAAAATCATTGATGCAGGCGAGGAGAAGAATCTCGCCTCTTTGGCGTCCAAACAGCTTGTTACGTTAGCTAAAATACCGCGAACACGCTCCATAACCGTTCGTCACACAAATTCACTCATTGCTAGATTGCGGGCAGGCTGGCTGGTGAAAATTCAGGAGATAAATGGTCAACAAAGCAGTTGGATCGTGACCTCCTGCAATACCCGATGGAAAAACAGGGAATTTGTGATGGACTTACAATTGGAATGGAGAGGATAG
- a CDS encoding phage tail sheath subtilisin-like domain-containing protein, with product MTIQRERPGVNVELKAKAQERVLPKSGVVLVPYLAEWGAPDQVITMKGYEERVAETFGQIDILELAAEGGATVVGYRMTNGKSVAASYSQEGSIAIQARYPGLVGNELQISIKDSTAELGKKELQVKGPIKTEKFSFANMDELVTKAEQSIYIKVKKLGDKAVEETAMTALSGGTSGIATLSATDFTTLFNSISGVDFDAMYLPSADAGIQAAAKQFMVDRELFSKKRSTLVIGGLPEKDSNMNEHVDRSAANNSRRVVNCAIAGQHVNGKTYGSLEWAAWLAGMIAATPAHISLSAQLVPMKKAAKDWGHTEIQNALNSGSLIAVRDGDVYLIESAVNTLTTLKAAEREDFGKIRVSMTLDQIVNDITSVGKKYKGKLDNNDIGGATFVGAVKTYLEVREAQGAIDKGWIFEDKKNGIGDKRGFRLAAKPLDAIELFDIEWEVL from the coding sequence ATGACAATCCAACGTGAACGACCAGGTGTAAACGTAGAATTAAAGGCGAAAGCACAGGAGCGAGTCCTACCGAAAAGTGGTGTGGTACTAGTACCATATCTAGCTGAATGGGGAGCCCCTGATCAGGTCATTACAATGAAGGGTTATGAAGAGCGCGTAGCAGAAACCTTTGGGCAAATCGATATTTTGGAGTTGGCCGCAGAAGGTGGCGCTACGGTAGTTGGCTATCGTATGACGAACGGTAAGAGTGTTGCGGCCAGCTATTCACAAGAAGGTTCGATTGCTATTCAAGCACGTTATCCAGGCTTAGTTGGTAATGAGCTGCAAATTTCGATCAAGGATTCCACAGCAGAATTAGGTAAAAAGGAATTACAGGTCAAAGGTCCAATAAAAACAGAGAAGTTCTCGTTTGCAAATATGGACGAGCTAGTAACCAAAGCAGAACAATCCATCTATATCAAGGTGAAAAAGCTGGGTGACAAAGCAGTAGAAGAAACAGCAATGACGGCACTCTCGGGGGGAACAAGCGGCATTGCTACTTTATCGGCTACGGACTTTACTACTCTATTTAACTCCATCTCTGGTGTTGATTTCGACGCGATGTATTTACCGTCGGCTGATGCGGGAATCCAGGCAGCAGCTAAACAATTCATGGTCGATCGCGAGCTTTTTAGCAAAAAACGTAGCACGCTAGTAATCGGAGGTTTGCCAGAAAAAGATAGCAACATGAACGAGCATGTGGATCGTTCTGCCGCCAACAACTCTCGACGTGTCGTAAACTGCGCCATTGCAGGTCAGCATGTAAACGGCAAGACCTATGGAAGCCTGGAATGGGCGGCATGGCTAGCAGGTATGATCGCTGCTACGCCAGCTCACATTTCTCTGAGTGCACAGCTAGTGCCGATGAAAAAGGCGGCAAAGGATTGGGGACACACTGAAATTCAAAACGCGCTTAACTCTGGTTCATTGATTGCCGTTCGTGATGGTGATGTGTACCTGATTGAAAGTGCGGTCAACACCTTAACGACATTAAAAGCAGCAGAGCGTGAGGATTTTGGCAAAATTCGCGTCTCTATGACCCTTGACCAAATTGTTAATGACATTACCTCTGTTGGCAAAAAATATAAAGGCAAATTGGACAATAACGATATTGGCGGTGCGACGTTCGTTGGAGCGGTTAAGACCTATCTCGAAGTGCGTGAAGCGCAAGGAGCTATTGATAAAGGTTGGATTTTTGAAGATAAGAAAAATGGAATTGGTGACAAACGCGGATTCCGCTTAGCCGCCAAGCCACTAGATGCTATTGAGCTTTTCGATATTGAATGGGAGGTGCTGTAA
- a CDS encoding sigma factor-like helix-turn-helix DNA-binding protein — protein MAKSIKKLITSYKATKKQLKNMLAEIENSDQEASAGGVHGTDQKALRSSLAESIRDVEYAIKWLETGRQPDNQRGIQRRSKEQREILLDPFKMQSYVSPGTGGCRVGLSDAERQLIDFYLQFVTEKERECYLMVHGSGFTHEKAAEMLFISRGNVSTLLSRAQQKIEFAKNVTAILVMAVFFLLIGCVKIHFYERLFVWGRSHL, from the coding sequence ATGGCAAAAAGTATAAAAAAACTAATTACTTCCTACAAAGCAACCAAAAAACAACTGAAGAACATGTTAGCTGAAATAGAGAATTCCGACCAAGAAGCTAGTGCTGGCGGTGTACATGGTACAGATCAAAAAGCATTGCGCAGTAGTCTGGCCGAAAGCATTCGCGATGTGGAGTATGCGATTAAATGGCTGGAAACAGGCAGACAACCTGATAATCAACGAGGTATTCAGAGACGATCAAAGGAACAGCGAGAGATTTTATTAGACCCTTTTAAAATGCAAAGCTATGTGAGTCCGGGAACAGGAGGATGCCGTGTCGGTTTGAGTGATGCAGAACGGCAGCTAATAGATTTTTATCTTCAGTTTGTTACAGAAAAAGAAAGAGAGTGCTATCTGATGGTGCATGGGAGCGGCTTTACTCATGAGAAGGCTGCTGAAATGCTCTTTATATCCCGAGGAAACGTATCCACCTTGCTGTCTCGTGCCCAACAAAAAATTGAGTTTGCCAAGAATGTAACAGCTATCCTTGTGATGGCTGTTTTCTTTTTACTCATCGGATGCGTCAAAATCCACTTTTACGAACGTTTGTTTGTGTGGGGCAGAAGCCACCTATAA
- a CDS encoding XtrA/YqaO family protein, whose amino-acid sequence MRSTEMKLTLDMNQVTIPVGREASMVLIDPVQGKIKIVPLVHHGETVVKSSQGKIAKIAFLENELF is encoded by the coding sequence ATGCGGTCTACAGAGATGAAACTAACACTGGACATGAATCAGGTGACAATTCCGGTCGGTAGGGAAGCTAGCATGGTTCTCATCGACCCTGTTCAAGGGAAGATTAAAATAGTGCCTCTGGTTCACCACGGTGAGACTGTAGTCAAATCTAGCCAAGGAAAGATAGCAAAAATAGCATTTCTAGAAAATGAATTATTTTAA
- a CDS encoding helix-turn-helix domain-containing protein, whose product MTLGERLKEKRKEYKWTQKEIADKLGVDNTTVSKWESNTYEPDATSLKELAEIYQTSTDYLLNKQTKEEPHFSSDETEDATGLAFITGGDSLTAEEAEYLKESLELFRRMKEKRAKSK is encoded by the coding sequence ATGACACTTGGAGAACGATTAAAGGAAAAACGCAAAGAATATAAATGGACCCAAAAAGAGATTGCAGACAAACTAGGCGTCGACAACACCACTGTCTCAAAATGGGAATCAAATACCTATGAGCCGGATGCTACTTCGCTTAAGGAATTAGCTGAAATATATCAAACCTCTACCGACTATTTGCTCAACAAACAGACAAAAGAAGAACCTCACTTCTCCTCAGATGAAACAGAAGATGCTACCGGACTTGCCTTTATCACAGGTGGAGACTCTTTAACAGCAGAAGAGGCTGAATACCTAAAGGAAAGCTTGGAGCTTTTTCGAAGAATGAAGGAAAAGCGGGCAAAGTCCAAATGA
- a CDS encoding ABC transporter permease: MTFQQYARNNVMRNKRAYAAHFLSCAFSVMMFFTYALIAFHPQLQGDLTGWSLTMNSLGKMAMKLPPYFIFIFSFFFVLYSVSAFLQTRKKEFGILLIHGMTNKQLNKLVFMENMIIGVLSMVSGILVGLVFAKLVLLVSADMLAIAKGLPFYLPYKAIGITLLAFFVLFLAISFFTSKTMRVNKLVELLQAGEKPKPEPKASIGLSILAVILIGAGYFCVFCFATGIYLFSLLFSGVALVVVGTYFFFTQCSVYTIRFLQKKDSLFFKRTNILTMSELVYRMRDNANMFFMVAVVSAVAFVAIGTCAAMGNQGLAKIKNPYAFTYVSYAKNPQEKEHVSLIGKELTDAGFSYQQAYAELFWTDNNMIMSLTHYNHLAQALGYPIETLHEGEFLWIPGKYAHERGSSKQDRESQLQIIHGNVKLDLSMKKVVDHMVIPQSFSDDYYVAVTDQAYEKILASRLTANADSTTEGGQRDGDQSSTSEQALAQNTQESSEAETESHPMRINVFTVDNWENTVDVANHLSDRLLNYESSYMFSALSLEWKEAKQENGLLLISSVMIGIVFFTFASSFLYFRLYTDLDREHAQYQLIGKLGLTGKELRKTVTRQLLIMFFLPIVIAIVHSGVAFTALQQLLPYSVVASSVIVLGCFVAAQFLYFWLIRWRYLKLLHRGIV; this comes from the coding sequence ATGACTTTTCAACAATACGCTCGTAATAATGTAATGCGCAACAAACGAGCCTATGCTGCCCATTTTTTAAGCTGTGCCTTCTCTGTGATGATGTTTTTCACCTATGCCCTGATCGCCTTTCATCCTCAATTACAAGGAGATTTGACAGGCTGGAGCTTAACAATGAATTCGCTTGGAAAAATGGCGATGAAATTGCCTCCCTATTTTATCTTCATCTTTTCTTTTTTCTTTGTGCTGTATTCTGTTAGTGCTTTTTTGCAAACTCGGAAAAAAGAATTTGGTATTTTGCTTATCCATGGGATGACAAACAAGCAGCTAAACAAGCTTGTTTTTATGGAGAATATGATTATTGGTGTCCTTTCAATGGTGTCAGGAATATTGGTTGGTCTGGTATTCGCTAAGCTTGTACTGCTGGTTAGTGCAGATATGCTAGCTATTGCAAAAGGGCTACCCTTTTATTTACCTTATAAAGCCATTGGAATTACCTTGCTGGCCTTTTTCGTCTTGTTTTTAGCGATTTCTTTCTTTACTTCCAAAACTATGAGAGTAAACAAGCTGGTTGAATTATTGCAAGCGGGTGAGAAACCGAAGCCGGAGCCTAAGGCTTCTATTGGGTTATCCATCCTTGCTGTGATTTTGATTGGAGCAGGCTATTTTTGTGTTTTCTGTTTTGCGACGGGCATCTATTTGTTTTCGCTATTATTTAGCGGGGTCGCACTAGTTGTCGTTGGAACCTACTTTTTCTTTACCCAGTGCAGTGTATATACCATTCGTTTTTTACAGAAGAAAGACAGCTTATTTTTTAAAAGAACCAATATCCTCACGATGTCTGAATTGGTTTACCGCATGCGAGATAATGCAAACATGTTTTTTATGGTAGCGGTTGTTTCAGCAGTAGCCTTTGTGGCAATCGGCACCTGCGCCGCTATGGGAAATCAGGGGCTGGCTAAAATAAAAAATCCATATGCATTTACCTATGTTTCCTATGCAAAAAATCCGCAGGAGAAGGAGCATGTTTCGCTAATTGGAAAAGAGCTAACAGATGCGGGCTTCTCTTATCAGCAAGCCTATGCGGAATTATTCTGGACTGACAATAATATGATCATGTCCCTTACTCACTATAACCATTTAGCGCAAGCTCTTGGCTATCCAATAGAGACTTTACATGAAGGAGAATTTCTGTGGATACCAGGGAAATATGCCCATGAGCGAGGAAGCAGTAAGCAGGATAGAGAAAGTCAGCTTCAGATTATACATGGAAATGTAAAGCTGGATTTATCAATGAAAAAAGTGGTTGATCATATGGTTATCCCACAAAGTTTTTCCGATGATTACTATGTGGCAGTAACAGATCAGGCGTACGAAAAAATCCTAGCTAGCCGTTTGACAGCCAATGCAGACTCGACCACAGAGGGGGGGCAAAGAGACGGCGACCAATCTAGTACGTCTGAGCAAGCCCTAGCCCAGAATACGCAAGAATCCTCTGAAGCAGAAACCGAATCTCATCCTATGAGAATCAATGTTTTTACGGTAGATAACTGGGAAAACACGGTAGACGTAGCAAATCATTTGAGTGATAGGTTGCTAAACTATGAATCATCATATATGTTTTCTGCTTTAAGCTTGGAGTGGAAAGAAGCAAAGCAAGAGAATGGATTATTACTGATATCAAGCGTTATGATTGGTATTGTGTTCTTCACATTTGCTTCTAGCTTTCTTTACTTCCGATTATATACAGATTTGGACAGGGAGCATGCCCAATATCAGCTCATCGGAAAGCTAGGCTTAACTGGGAAAGAATTAAGAAAAACGGTCACAAGGCAGTTGCTGATTATGTTCTTTTTACCTATCGTAATAGCGATTGTCCACAGCGGGGTTGCATTTACTGCTCTGCAACAATTGCTTCCATATTCTGTTGTAGCAAGCTCTGTGATTGTTCTAGGTTGCTTTGTGGCGGCCCAGTTTCTGTATTTCTGGCTGATTCGTTGGCGGTATCTTAAATTGCTGCACAGAGGTATAGTCTAA
- a CDS encoding ABC transporter ATP-binding protein, which yields MDIVKARALSKIYQGKISYEALSNIDLTIKEGEFVGIMGPSGSGKTTLLNMISTIDSPTSGEVLINNQNPHLLSPDQLALFRRQELGFVFQSFNLLHTLTVKENILLPLTLDGTSLEIMNEKVAAIADRLGITPILHKRTYEISGGQAQRTAIARAMIHKPKLLLADEPTGNLDSKAARDVMQLLSSYNTVDQTTMMLVTHDAFAASYCNRVVFIKDGKLFNEVYCGDNRQAFYQKIMNVLSLLGGEAHDFSTIRS from the coding sequence ATGGATATCGTAAAAGCTCGTGCACTTAGCAAAATCTATCAGGGAAAAATTTCTTATGAAGCGCTGTCCAATATTGATTTGACAATTAAAGAGGGGGAGTTTGTCGGGATCATGGGTCCGTCGGGAAGTGGTAAAACTACCCTGCTGAACATGATTTCTACCATTGATTCGCCTACATCAGGAGAAGTGCTGATTAACAATCAAAACCCGCACCTCCTTTCACCGGATCAATTGGCGCTATTTCGAAGACAAGAACTGGGATTTGTGTTTCAATCATTTAACCTTTTACACACGCTGACAGTTAAAGAAAATATTCTATTGCCGTTAACTCTTGATGGTACTAGCTTAGAGATCATGAATGAAAAAGTAGCCGCTATTGCTGACAGATTAGGCATTACTCCTATTTTACATAAACGTACGTATGAGATCTCAGGAGGACAAGCCCAGCGAACAGCGATTGCAAGGGCAATGATTCATAAACCGAAATTACTGCTTGCCGATGAACCAACAGGTAATTTGGACTCGAAGGCAGCCCGAGATGTCATGCAATTGTTATCATCCTACAATACGGTAGATCAGACTACCATGATGTTAGTTACGCATGATGCTTTCGCAGCTAGCTATTGCAATCGAGTTGTATTCATTAAAGATGGAAAGCTCTTTAATGAAGTATACTGTGGGGATAATCGTCAAGCATTCTATCAGAAAATCATGAATGTATTGTCTTTATTAGGGGGAGAAGCACATGACTTTTCAACAATACGCTCGTAA
- a CDS encoding sensor histidine kinase, with product MLFLLLVFWFDGYDHVLTALYAIFLGTFLLLIYLTYRYVSHRAFYLRLSQPLEAMHEFMSEFNHSPLPEALATLLEAQYKRYQEQIKSWERQHQDHITFMNQWVHQMKTPLSVIELITQKEDDERFESIAEETDKLRKGLEMALYISRLETFEQDFSVDHVRLLPIVNKVVHDNKRFFIRNYVYPEVKMESTLTVETDAKWLVFMLDQLLSNAIKYSAGTHEKVTIAAFRQGESVVLEVQDKGVGIPTADLPRVFRAFFTGENGREFKESTGMGLYLAKEVAEKLNHSVEIQSEEGKGTIVQIIFPYASRRF from the coding sequence ATGCTATTTCTCTTGCTTGTTTTTTGGTTCGATGGCTATGATCATGTGCTGACAGCCTTGTATGCTATTTTTTTAGGAACTTTTCTTTTACTGATATATCTTACGTACCGATATGTGAGTCATCGTGCTTTTTATTTGCGCCTATCCCAGCCGCTTGAGGCTATGCATGAGTTCATGTCAGAATTCAACCACTCGCCGCTTCCAGAAGCTTTAGCAACCTTATTGGAAGCGCAATATAAAAGATATCAGGAGCAGATAAAGAGCTGGGAACGTCAGCATCAAGATCATATTACCTTTATGAATCAGTGGGTACATCAGATGAAAACACCGTTATCCGTCATCGAATTAATTACCCAAAAGGAAGATGACGAGCGATTTGAAAGCATTGCGGAGGAGACAGATAAGCTGCGCAAGGGCTTAGAAATGGCGTTATATATCTCAAGGCTGGAGACATTTGAACAGGATTTTAGCGTGGATCATGTCCGTTTATTACCGATTGTAAATAAGGTTGTTCATGACAATAAGAGGTTTTTTATCCGAAATTACGTTTATCCTGAGGTAAAAATGGAGTCGACATTAACAGTAGAAACGGATGCAAAATGGCTGGTCTTTATGCTGGATCAGTTATTATCGAATGCCATTAAATATTCCGCCGGCACACATGAAAAAGTAACGATTGCAGCTTTTAGGCAGGGTGAGTCTGTTGTTTTAGAAGTACAGGATAAAGGAGTAGGCATACCAACAGCCGATCTTCCCCGTGTGTTTCGTGCCTTTTTTACCGGAGAAAATGGAAGGGAGTTCAAGGAATCCACGGGAATGGGTCTGTATTTGGCTAAGGAAGTGGCAGAAAAGCTGAATCATTCGGTCGAAATTCAGTCTGAGGAGGGCAAAGGAACGATCGTACAGATTATTTTTCCATATGCTTCTCGTCGTTTCTAG
- a CDS encoding response regulator transcription factor produces the protein MTTIMIIEDDPKIAELLREHIERYKYRGVVIRNFDLIMESFLEWKPDLVLLDINLPSFDGYYWCRQLRTISTCPIVFISARSTEMDQVIALEYGADDFITKPFHYELVIAKIRSQLRRAYGDYAPKMEERMVEQKGLCLYPERLEVKLQEESSLLTKKEAILLEALLTSYPRVSSRAKLLDKLWDDQAFVDDNTLSVNITRLRKKLAELGIEDAIETVRGAGYRLQITWNHAGGTS, from the coding sequence ATGACTACAATCATGATTATTGAAGATGACCCGAAAATTGCAGAATTGCTGCGAGAACATATAGAGAGATATAAATACCGAGGGGTTGTCATCCGAAATTTTGATCTCATTATGGAGAGCTTTTTAGAATGGAAGCCAGATTTGGTCTTGCTAGACATTAATTTGCCCAGCTTTGATGGCTACTACTGGTGTCGTCAGCTTCGAACGATCTCCACGTGCCCCATCGTGTTTATATCAGCTCGTAGTACAGAGATGGATCAGGTAATAGCACTTGAGTATGGTGCAGATGATTTTATTACGAAACCCTTTCATTATGAGCTAGTAATAGCCAAAATTCGTAGTCAGCTACGCAGAGCCTATGGAGATTATGCCCCTAAGATGGAGGAGCGCATGGTCGAGCAAAAAGGCTTATGCCTTTATCCAGAGAGATTAGAAGTGAAATTGCAAGAAGAGAGTAGCTTACTGACTAAAAAGGAAGCGATCTTACTGGAGGCCTTGCTCACTTCTTATCCGCGCGTGTCGAGTCGGGCTAAGCTCTTAGACAAACTGTGGGATGATCAGGCATTTGTAGATGATAATACATTGAGTGTGAATATCACTCGCTTGCGAAAGAAGCTTGCTGAGTTAGGAATAGAAGATGCAATTGAGACGGTCAGGGGAGCCGGCTATCGATTACAGATCACGTGGAATCATGCAGGAGGTACAAGCTGA
- a CDS encoding cysteine hydrolase family protein codes for MIDKTALVIVDTQSIITYHSYHGEEIVDKISSLQAKARQLNVPVLFIQHIGPAGSPFEEGAHMTEIHPNIAPLEGEIVIKKTACDAFYETTLHQELLNRGIEHLIIVGFQTQFCIDTACRSAVSHGYEVTLVGDCHSTANTPTLNAISIIDHHNETLNGLGTQHHNITVKDSSEIFASEPR; via the coding sequence ATGATTGATAAAACAGCACTGGTTATTGTAGACACCCAGAGCATCATTACCTATCATTCTTATCATGGGGAAGAAATCGTTGACAAAATTAGTTCATTACAAGCAAAAGCTCGTCAGCTCAACGTCCCTGTTCTGTTTATTCAGCATATTGGTCCAGCCGGCTCTCCTTTTGAAGAAGGAGCGCATATGACTGAGATTCATCCTAACATTGCACCTCTTGAGGGTGAGATCGTGATTAAAAAGACAGCATGCGACGCATTCTATGAAACAACTCTGCATCAGGAGCTTTTAAATCGAGGTATCGAGCATCTCATTATTGTTGGCTTTCAAACTCAGTTTTGTATTGATACAGCTTGCCGAAGCGCGGTCTCACACGGCTATGAGGTAACCTTGGTTGGCGATTGCCATTCGACAGCCAATACCCCGACCCTGAACGCCATCTCTATTATTGACCACCATAACGAAACATTGAACGGGCTAGGCACCCAACATCATAACATCACAGTCAAGGATTCAAGTGAGATTTTTGCGTCCGAACCCCGCTAA